A genomic segment from Amphiura filiformis chromosome 10, Afil_fr2py, whole genome shotgun sequence encodes:
- the LOC140163283 gene encoding uncharacterized protein produces MFAMFLSLLAVNVERYIAIAYPLRYPVIVSVKGARITVVCLWSVSVLILMLTWTESPWQPVPDTAAQVCFLWEYYSTISLHLHMFYIFYIPFVITAAIFILFAMMLVIAHKHSKRIIAIQVHGNGPGHGRHRDTRTATTFFLMAMSQAIANLPWLIVICIGDVSDIVIFIVEVFYASSGWWDVVVYYVRNRAFRESARKLFTGV; encoded by the coding sequence ATGTTTGCTATGTTCCTATCCCTATTAGCAGTCAACGTGGAGCGGTATATTGCGATTGCTTATCCGCTGCGATATCCCGTAATTGTAAGCGTAAAAGGCGCGCGAATAACAGTTGTCTGTTTATGGTCGGTAAGTGTCTTAATTTTGATGCTAACTTGGACTGAGTCGCCATGGCAGCCAGTCCCAGACACTGCTGCACAAGTATGTTTTCTTTGGGAATATTACTCCACAATATCTCTCCATTTACATATgttctatatattttatataccgTTTGTAATAACAGcagcaatatttattttatttgccatGATGCTTGTCATTGCACATAAACATTCCAAGAGAATTATAGCTATCCAAGTGCATGGAAATGGTCCTGGACACGGAAGACATCGTGATACACGTACAGCTACGACTTTTTTCTTGATGGCGATGTCGCAGGCTATTGCGAACCTCCCGTGGCTGATTGTAATATGTATCGGGGATGTTTCTGATATTGTAATTTTTATTGTGGAGGTCTTTTATGCCTCCTCAGGATGGTGGGACGTCGTTGTGTATTATGTACGAAACAGGGCTTTCAGAGAGTCAGCTCGTAAACTCTTCACTGGGGTGTGA